One genomic region from Pseudomonas sp. R5-89-07 encodes:
- a CDS encoding paraquat-inducible protein A, producing the protein MPDPVDALEVSDLPLDDLVACHECDLLMRKPALALDEKAHCPRCGYELYAHRHNVVERSLALVLAALLLYIPANFLPIMQLNLLGQSSQDTVWSGVVGLFNTGMQGVAIVVFLCSMGIPLLKLLCQLAVLLSIRWNIGRSYGLLFYRIYHHMKDWGMLEVYLMGVLVALVKLADMASITLGLGLVCFVSLLMVQILLEVVMSPHQIWQALSGEDDHAGN; encoded by the coding sequence ATGCCCGATCCGGTTGATGCCCTCGAGGTGTCGGACTTACCCCTGGACGACTTGGTGGCATGCCATGAGTGCGACCTGCTGATGCGCAAACCCGCGCTCGCCCTTGATGAGAAGGCTCATTGCCCGCGTTGCGGTTACGAGCTCTACGCTCACCGTCACAATGTCGTCGAGCGAAGCCTTGCCTTGGTGCTGGCTGCACTGCTGCTGTATATCCCTGCGAATTTTTTACCCATCATGCAGCTCAATCTACTCGGGCAGTCCTCGCAGGACACCGTCTGGAGCGGCGTAGTCGGCCTGTTCAATACCGGCATGCAAGGCGTCGCCATTGTGGTGTTCCTGTGCAGCATGGGCATTCCCCTGCTCAAATTGCTGTGCCAACTGGCTGTGCTGCTGAGCATCCGCTGGAATATCGGCCGCAGTTATGGATTGCTGTTCTACCGCATCTACCACCATATGAAAGACTGGGGGATGTTGGAGGTGTACCTGATGGGCGTACTGGTCGCACTGGTGAAGCTGGCTGATATGGCCTCCATTACGCTTGGCTTGGGCCTGGTCTGCTTTGTCAGTCTATTGATGGTTCAGATCCTGCTTGAGGTGGTCATGTCACCCCATCAGATCTGGCAAGCGTTGTCAGGAGAGGACGACCATGCGGGCAATTGA
- a CDS encoding paraquat-inducible protein A, producing the protein MRAIDAGILVCTECHELNKQQAEADEQLCTRCGALIHARRPNSLVRTWALLVTAAILYIPANLLPIMTVNSLGQGDPSTIMSGVIQLVQHGMFPIAAVVFIASILVPTFKLVGIGLLLFSVQRRQPLSAQQRILMYRFIEFIGRWSMLDIFVIAILVAVVNFGRLASVEANLGAAAFASVVILTMLAAVTFDPRLIWDNTESDDDHE; encoded by the coding sequence ATGCGGGCAATTGATGCAGGCATTCTGGTTTGTACTGAATGCCACGAGTTGAACAAGCAGCAAGCCGAAGCCGATGAGCAACTCTGCACCCGTTGCGGTGCATTGATCCACGCACGTCGCCCCAATAGCCTCGTACGCACTTGGGCACTGCTGGTCACTGCGGCGATCTTGTATATCCCCGCCAACCTGCTGCCCATCATGACCGTCAACTCCCTCGGCCAAGGCGACCCCAGTACCATCATGTCCGGCGTGATCCAGCTGGTACAGCACGGCATGTTTCCGATTGCCGCTGTGGTGTTTATCGCCAGTATCCTGGTACCAACGTTTAAGCTGGTGGGTATCGGCCTGCTGCTGTTTTCGGTGCAGCGTCGTCAACCGCTGTCCGCGCAGCAGCGCATTCTGATGTACCGCTTCATCGAATTCATCGGACGCTGGTCCATGCTGGATATTTTCGTGATCGCCATCCTGGTGGCGGTCGTAAACTTTGGGCGACTTGCCAGTGTCGAAGCCAATCTCGGCGCTGCAGCGTTCGCCAGTGTGGTGATCTTGACGATGCTTGCCGCAGTAACCTTCGATCCCCGACTGATTTGGGATAACACGGAGTCGGATGACGACCATGAGTGA
- a CDS encoding PqiB family protein, with product MSDLPKAKTRPASNWSAIWVLPLIALIIGGWLGWRAYSQQGIEIQVRFESGEGIQVNKTEVVYKGMTVGKVKALALDDEGSNRGVIATIEMNKDVEQYLKTNTRFWLVKPSVSLAGITGLETLVSGNYIAASPGDGEPTRKFKALSEEPPLSDAKPGLHLTLKADRLGSLNRGSPVFYKQIQVGQVKSYLLSEDQSTVEIKVYIEPTYANLVRKHTRFWNASGISIDANLSGVKVRSESLSSIVAGGIAFATPENRKDSPPTDPSLPFRLYEDFDAAAAGIKVKVKLADFEGLQAGRTPVMYKGIQVGSLKTLKIDPDLSSASAELTLDPLAEDYLVQDTQFWVVKPSISLAGITGLEALVKGNYIAIRPGDKGTPPQREYVARAKAPPLDLRSPGLHMVLLTDNLGSLDVGSPILYKQVKVGSVQSYQFSRKKKQLVIGVHIEKEYEGLVNGSTRFWNASGVTLTGGLTGGIQVKSESLASLMAGGIAFETPEPNVPLKRRIPRFRLFADRDAANQHGTLVTIKVDRADGLSPGTPVRFKGLDVGKIESVDLSADMQSVLLKARITQVADRIARVGSQFWVVKPELGLMKTANLETLVTGQYIEVQPAAKNAGPQKSFVALAQPPEAVHQEAGLSLTLSAARRGSLKEGVPVTYREVTVGKVTGYELGQTADRVLVHILIEPKYAPLVRSGSRFWNTSGFGLDFGLFKGATVRTESLETLVAGGIAFATPDGERMGNPARPQQTFALFDKFEDEWLTWAPKIPLGK from the coding sequence ATGAGTGATTTGCCTAAAGCTAAAACCCGCCCTGCATCCAATTGGTCGGCCATCTGGGTATTGCCCCTGATTGCCCTGATCATCGGTGGCTGGCTGGGCTGGCGTGCCTACTCCCAGCAGGGTATCGAGATCCAGGTCCGCTTTGAAAGCGGCGAAGGTATCCAAGTCAACAAGACCGAAGTGGTCTACAAAGGCATGACGGTGGGTAAGGTCAAGGCCTTGGCTTTGGATGACGAAGGCAGCAATCGTGGAGTGATTGCCACCATCGAAATGAACAAGGATGTCGAACAGTATCTCAAGACCAATACTCGCTTCTGGCTGGTCAAGCCCAGCGTCAGCCTCGCGGGCATCACTGGCCTGGAAACCCTGGTCTCGGGCAACTACATCGCCGCGAGCCCAGGCGATGGTGAGCCCACCCGCAAGTTCAAGGCACTCTCCGAAGAGCCGCCGTTATCCGACGCCAAGCCCGGCCTGCACCTGACCCTCAAGGCCGATCGCCTGGGTTCGCTGAACCGTGGCAGCCCGGTGTTCTACAAGCAGATCCAGGTCGGTCAGGTCAAAAGCTACCTGCTGTCTGAAGACCAAAGTACCGTCGAGATCAAGGTCTATATCGAACCGACCTACGCCAACCTGGTACGCAAACATACGCGCTTCTGGAACGCCAGCGGCATCAGCATCGACGCCAACCTGTCCGGTGTGAAGGTGCGCAGCGAATCCCTCTCCAGCATCGTCGCCGGGGGCATTGCGTTCGCCACGCCGGAAAATCGCAAGGACAGTCCGCCCACCGACCCGAGCCTGCCTTTCCGCTTGTACGAAGATTTCGACGCCGCCGCCGCAGGCATCAAGGTCAAGGTCAAGCTTGCCGACTTCGAAGGCCTGCAGGCTGGACGTACGCCCGTGATGTACAAAGGTATCCAGGTCGGCAGCCTGAAAACCCTGAAGATCGACCCCGACCTGTCCAGCGCCAGCGCTGAATTGACCCTCGACCCATTGGCCGAAGACTACCTGGTTCAGGACACGCAGTTCTGGGTGGTCAAGCCGTCCATCTCCCTGGCCGGTATTACTGGCCTTGAGGCCTTGGTCAAAGGTAACTACATCGCCATCCGCCCCGGTGATAAAGGCACCCCGCCGCAACGTGAGTACGTGGCCCGCGCCAAGGCCCCGCCGTTGGACCTGCGCTCCCCGGGCCTGCACATGGTGTTGCTTACCGACAACCTGGGCTCGCTGGATGTCGGCAGCCCGATTCTGTACAAGCAGGTCAAGGTCGGTTCGGTGCAGAGCTACCAGTTTTCACGCAAGAAAAAGCAATTGGTGATCGGGGTTCATATCGAGAAAGAGTATGAAGGCCTGGTCAATGGTTCGACGCGTTTCTGGAATGCCAGCGGTGTCACCCTCACTGGCGGGCTTACCGGCGGTATCCAGGTGAAAAGTGAATCCCTGGCCAGCCTGATGGCCGGCGGTATCGCCTTCGAAACGCCGGAACCGAATGTGCCGCTGAAAAGACGCATCCCCCGTTTCCGCTTGTTCGCCGATCGTGACGCTGCCAATCAACATGGCACGCTGGTCACCATCAAGGTCGATCGCGCCGACGGCTTGAGCCCAGGCACGCCGGTGCGCTTCAAAGGCCTGGATGTGGGCAAGATTGAGAGCGTAGACCTGAGTGCCGACATGCAATCGGTGCTGCTCAAGGCGCGTATCACCCAAGTGGCCGACCGCATTGCGCGGGTTGGCAGCCAGTTCTGGGTGGTCAAGCCTGAGCTGGGCCTGATGAAGACGGCAAATCTGGAAACTCTGGTCACCGGTCAATACATCGAAGTGCAGCCGGCTGCGAAAAACGCCGGCCCGCAGAAGAGTTTTGTCGCCCTTGCCCAGCCGCCGGAAGCCGTGCACCAGGAGGCGGGCCTGAGCCTGACACTCAGCGCCGCACGCCGTGGTTCGCTCAAGGAAGGCGTGCCGGTCACCTACCGTGAAGTTACCGTGGGCAAGGTCACCGGCTATGAGCTGGGGCAGACCGCCGACCGTGTATTGGTGCACATCCTGATCGAACCCAAGTACGCGCCGTTGGTACGCAGTGGCAGCCGCTTCTGGAACACCAGCGGCTTCGGACTCGACTTCGGCTTGTTCAAGGGCGCGACGGTGCGTACCGAGTCTCTGGAGACCCTGGTTGCCGGCGGCATTGCCTTTGCCACGCCTGATGGCGAACGCATGGGCAACCCGGCGCGCCCGCAGCAGACCTTTGCGCTGTTCGACAAGTTCGAGGACGAGTGGCTGACCTGGGCGCCCAAGATTCCGCTGGGCAAGTAG
- the mksF gene encoding Mks condensin complex protein MksF, translated as MSKERYGIRRFALLNTAGYSLGLFPLEEPLSVYGANNLGKSASINALQFPILARMSDMSFGKYTLEQSRRFYFATDTSYILVEVSLPHGPHVIGVVGRGPGGGFGHQFFAYAGKLDLAHYQKNDTCLRQKELFTNLEREGLKAYELKPDELRRLLVGGHTSIPLDLTLIPLRSTSEQSLKTFRALFINLLHMREITAAKLKQLFLDAFEHSLRSGSVDYIAACEEAFRDVRRMEQDYNSLVAAGPLVEALANGVKQRDILRGKLHRLSPLLDSLLGTWSDYASARKEELTIQAEHYRNEQDALQNDQRGGTQELMRLEREISGIQRWLGELSVLKHRFALVDDVKVLEQQLLAAKDAHDELAGALAQSRQFSAEDLNERLRDLEKRLKSVKQQLDHADNNSYAKLREEFSQQDVERLMRLFNSSLFSLPLGEHGITLDEEGQWVKSLEQILDGFKGERFEVPGLSIDISHIEPPALQALADRAALRDQKERLEKELKQLKTQHAVASDRAASKTQTEALYQQVLDAQKALEDFRRTQTLSAEEGEKLENLAQMEAAQDELKRSSDAFTERVQQLSAKLQLVGRQIGDMEAKQRTLDDALRRRQLLPADLPFGTPFMDPVDDSMDNLLPLLNDYQDSWQGLLRADGQIEALYAQVRLKGVAKFDSEDDMERRLQLLINAYAHRTDEALTLGKARRAAVTDIARTLRNIRSDYDSLEHQLALFNREINKRQVSNLQSFRIVLAPNKEALKHIDQIIHSAGQYEEGETLSVFDLSQSAEQDNKNEEAKEYLARLVAANHNQLGLKDLFELAFEITKVHGQPVIHTDIDGAASNGTTMTIKALTNMYLLLHLMDRDQAGRVRLPYYLDEAADIDEKNQAALLETSLQLGFVPILASVKPQVSAQVAIDLEGGSGPNGIYIDEADWKYIRRHDVVKATINVQADEPELDEV; from the coding sequence ATGAGTAAGGAACGCTACGGCATACGCCGCTTCGCCCTGTTGAACACCGCCGGCTACAGCCTGGGTTTGTTCCCGCTGGAAGAACCGTTGTCGGTGTATGGCGCGAACAACCTGGGTAAGTCTGCGTCGATCAACGCTTTGCAGTTCCCGATCCTGGCGCGCATGTCGGACATGAGTTTCGGCAAGTACACCCTGGAGCAATCGCGGCGCTTCTACTTTGCCACCGACACCAGCTACATCCTGGTGGAAGTCTCGCTGCCCCACGGCCCGCACGTCATTGGCGTGGTCGGGCGCGGCCCGGGCGGTGGTTTCGGTCACCAGTTCTTTGCCTATGCCGGCAAGCTGGACCTGGCCCACTATCAGAAGAACGACACCTGCCTGCGCCAGAAAGAGCTGTTCACCAATCTTGAGCGCGAAGGCCTGAAGGCCTATGAGCTTAAGCCTGATGAACTGCGGCGCTTGCTGGTGGGCGGCCACACGTCGATTCCGCTGGACCTGACGCTGATCCCCCTGCGCTCCACCAGCGAACAGAGCCTGAAGACCTTCCGTGCGTTGTTCATCAACCTGCTGCACATGCGCGAAATCACTGCGGCCAAGCTCAAGCAACTGTTCCTCGATGCGTTCGAACACAGCTTGCGCTCCGGCAGCGTCGATTACATCGCCGCATGCGAAGAAGCCTTCCGCGATGTGCGGCGCATGGAACAGGACTACAACTCGCTGGTGGCCGCCGGGCCTTTGGTCGAAGCGCTCGCCAATGGCGTGAAGCAGCGCGACATTCTGCGCGGCAAATTGCATCGCCTGTCGCCATTGCTGGATTCGCTGCTGGGCACCTGGTCGGATTACGCCAGCGCACGCAAGGAAGAGCTGACGATCCAGGCCGAACACTATCGCAACGAGCAGGACGCGCTGCAGAACGACCAGCGTGGCGGCACCCAGGAGTTGATGCGCCTGGAGCGCGAGATCAGCGGCATCCAGCGTTGGCTGGGCGAGCTGTCGGTGCTCAAGCATCGCTTCGCGCTGGTCGATGACGTGAAGGTGCTCGAGCAGCAACTGCTCGCGGCCAAGGACGCTCACGATGAGTTGGCGGGTGCGCTGGCACAGTCCCGTCAGTTCAGCGCCGAGGACCTGAACGAGCGCCTGCGCGACCTGGAAAAACGCTTGAAGTCGGTCAAGCAGCAACTCGATCACGCAGACAACAACAGCTACGCCAAACTGCGCGAAGAGTTTTCGCAGCAGGACGTCGAGCGCCTGATGCGCCTGTTCAACAGCTCGTTGTTCAGCCTGCCGCTGGGCGAGCACGGCATCACGCTGGACGAGGAAGGCCAGTGGGTCAAATCCCTGGAACAGATCCTCGATGGCTTCAAGGGTGAGCGTTTCGAAGTGCCGGGGCTGTCCATCGACATCTCGCACATCGAGCCACCGGCTCTGCAGGCGCTGGCGGATCGCGCGGCATTGCGCGACCAGAAAGAGCGTCTGGAAAAAGAACTCAAGCAACTGAAAACCCAGCATGCGGTCGCCTCTGACCGAGCGGCGAGCAAGACCCAGACCGAAGCCCTGTACCAGCAGGTGCTGGACGCGCAGAAGGCGCTGGAAGATTTCCGCCGCACCCAGACCCTGAGTGCGGAAGAAGGCGAGAAGCTGGAAAACCTCGCGCAGATGGAAGCGGCCCAGGACGAATTGAAGCGCTCCAGCGACGCGTTCACCGAGCGCGTCCAGCAGCTGTCGGCCAAGCTGCAACTGGTCGGCCGGCAGATCGGCGATATGGAAGCCAAGCAACGTACGCTGGATGATGCGTTGCGCCGTCGCCAGCTGCTGCCGGCAGACCTGCCGTTCGGCACGCCGTTCATGGACCCGGTCGACGACTCCATGGACAACCTGCTGCCGCTGCTCAACGACTATCAGGACAGCTGGCAAGGCTTGCTGCGCGCCGATGGCCAGATCGAAGCGCTGTATGCCCAGGTGCGCCTCAAGGGCGTGGCCAAGTTCGACAGCGAGGATGACATGGAGCGTCGTCTGCAACTGTTGATCAACGCCTATGCCCACCGTACCGATGAGGCATTGACCCTGGGCAAGGCGCGCCGTGCGGCGGTCACCGATATCGCACGGACCTTGCGCAATATCCGCAGTGACTACGACAGCCTGGAACACCAACTGGCGTTGTTCAACCGCGAAATCAACAAGCGCCAGGTTTCCAACCTGCAGAGCTTTCGCATCGTGCTGGCGCCGAACAAGGAAGCCCTCAAGCACATCGACCAGATCATCCACAGCGCCGGTCAATATGAGGAAGGCGAGACCTTGTCGGTGTTCGACCTCAGCCAGAGCGCCGAACAGGACAACAAGAACGAAGAGGCCAAGGAATACCTGGCCCGCCTGGTGGCGGCCAACCATAACCAACTGGGCCTCAAGGACCTGTTCGAACTGGCGTTCGAGATCACCAAGGTGCATGGCCAGCCGGTGATTCACACCGATATCGATGGCGCCGCGTCCAACGGCACCACCATGACCATCAAGGCGCTGACCAACATGTACTTGTTGCTGCACCTGATGGACCGCGACCAGGCCGGTCGTGTGCGCTTGCCGTACTACCTCGACGAAGCCGCGGATATCGATGAGAAAAACCAGGCGGCGCTGCTGGAAACCAGCCTGCAGCTGGGCTTCGTGCCGATCCTGGCCAGTGTGAAGCCGCAGGTGTCTGCCCAGGTGGCGATCGACCTCGAAGGCGGCAGCGGGCCGAACGGGATCTACATCGATGAGGCGGACTGGAAGTATATTCGTCGACATGATGTGGTGAAGGCGACGATTAACGTGCAGGCCGATGAGCCGGAGTTGGATGAAGTCTGA
- the mksE gene encoding Mks condensin complex protein MksE, with protein MHLDLSELSQLAPIFRELFKGYHVSRRDPELYAQLSNFQDQYRTLFKALGFELVCDTRGFYYFVPDTAVAAAQVNKTAQRLALFTFIIVEHLADQGRDPVAVLDGGSLGRDELPSLLEKYRDLFIQAEVQTQEELEEKIMRRMTQLGFASEDNGIYRFLPPMHRFLDVCLSVQQDRDLAASVHSVLPLPAPVIIDEDSDEKLLKTDDPLDLSDFAEESEEDALARAIAEEQETDA; from the coding sequence ATGCATCTTGATCTATCCGAACTGTCCCAGCTGGCGCCGATCTTTCGCGAGCTGTTCAAGGGTTACCACGTCAGCCGCCGCGACCCGGAGCTGTACGCACAACTGTCGAATTTCCAGGACCAGTACCGCACGCTGTTCAAGGCCCTGGGCTTTGAGCTGGTCTGCGATACGCGGGGGTTCTACTACTTCGTGCCGGACACCGCCGTGGCCGCCGCGCAGGTGAACAAGACCGCCCAGCGCCTGGCGCTGTTCACCTTCATCATCGTTGAGCATCTGGCCGACCAGGGCCGCGATCCGGTCGCCGTGCTCGATGGCGGTAGCCTGGGCCGCGATGAACTGCCGTCGTTGCTGGAGAAATACCGCGACCTGTTTATCCAGGCCGAAGTACAGACCCAGGAAGAACTCGAAGAAAAAATCATGCGCCGCATGACCCAACTGGGCTTTGCCAGCGAAGACAACGGCATCTATCGCTTCCTGCCGCCGATGCATCGCTTCCTCGATGTATGCCTGTCGGTGCAGCAGGACCGTGACCTCGCCGCCAGTGTGCACAGTGTATTGCCGCTGCCGGCGCCGGTGATCATCGACGAAGACAGCGATGAAAAATTACTGAAGACCGATGACCCGCTGGATCTGAGTGACTTCGCTGAAGAAAGCGAAGAAGACGCCCTCGCCCGCGCGATTGCCGAAGAACAGGAGACCGATGCATGA
- the mksB gene encoding Mks condensin complex protein MksB — MIEPKRVLRALAEHWALLEPLCEHFDQGTLSLGELRAQLAAQQLDSTPQDITSLLDVWIRLDILVPVAKSPNRFELNAQIHDFLAYLRKEHRLGLCLEIEAYLRHLERLAGYIQDAFDIRDGHDLARQLRLLDMRVRDVLKKLANDEQALAAVADRAKTSDRQIPLRQRYAEVLATWDEYVEPMIQLVNADGAFEQGVRKVENVLLRMLTEQQRLGHLVDDDMLLRTHARILEMQTSAQLTLRHARELLLPLREEARRHNAVTRGAALALSAIRRKGLDAVPQAAMPMFSRPQSTFLGSASQVEAYVYALANFEPKPARFPKAHKTHKGQAPRAPRTVKEMLERCEDALPMPDLMTWLLEQEPDGATDELLYWFSRLSREKRFKRERLERRDYHTHEHQVSLRSFALLPAGVDATENSASTPYAS, encoded by the coding sequence ATGATCGAACCCAAGCGCGTCCTGCGCGCCCTCGCCGAACACTGGGCCTTACTTGAGCCACTGTGCGAACACTTCGACCAAGGCACCCTGAGCCTTGGCGAGCTGCGCGCACAATTGGCCGCCCAACAACTGGACAGCACGCCCCAGGACATCACCAGCCTGCTGGACGTGTGGATTCGCCTGGATATCCTGGTGCCTGTGGCCAAGAGCCCGAACCGTTTCGAGCTCAACGCGCAGATCCACGACTTCCTCGCCTATCTTCGCAAGGAGCACCGGCTTGGCCTGTGCCTGGAAATCGAAGCCTACCTGCGCCACCTCGAGCGCCTGGCCGGTTATATCCAGGACGCTTTCGACATCCGCGACGGCCACGACCTGGCCCGGCAGTTGCGCCTGCTGGATATGCGCGTACGGGATGTGCTGAAAAAACTCGCCAACGATGAGCAGGCCCTCGCTGCCGTGGCCGACCGTGCCAAGACCAGCGACCGGCAGATCCCGTTGCGCCAGCGTTATGCCGAGGTATTGGCCACCTGGGACGAATACGTCGAACCGATGATCCAACTGGTGAACGCCGACGGCGCGTTCGAGCAAGGCGTGCGCAAGGTGGAAAATGTGCTGCTGCGCATGCTCACCGAGCAACAGCGTCTCGGCCACCTGGTGGACGACGACATGCTGCTGCGCACCCATGCGCGCATCCTCGAGATGCAGACCAGTGCCCAGCTGACCCTGCGCCATGCGCGCGAGCTGCTGTTGCCGCTACGCGAAGAAGCCCGCCGGCACAACGCCGTGACCCGTGGTGCGGCGCTGGCCCTGTCGGCGATCCGGCGCAAAGGCCTGGATGCAGTGCCGCAGGCCGCCATGCCGATGTTCAGCCGGCCGCAAAGCACCTTCCTGGGCAGTGCCAGCCAGGTCGAGGCGTATGTGTATGCCCTGGCGAATTTCGAGCCGAAACCGGCGCGCTTTCCCAAGGCGCACAAAACCCACAAGGGCCAAGCCCCGCGCGCGCCGCGAACGGTCAAGGAAATGCTCGAGCGCTGCGAAGACGCCCTGCCGATGCCGGACCTGATGACCTGGCTGCTGGAGCAGGAACCGGACGGCGCGACCGACGAGTTGCTGTACTGGTTCTCACGGCTCTCGCGAGAAAAACGCTTCAAGCGCGAACGCCTGGAGCGCCGCGACTACCACACCCACGAGCACCAGGTCAGCCTGCGCTCCTTCGCCCTGCTCCCGGCCGGCGTTGACGCTACCGAGAATTCTGCGAGCACGCCTTATGCATCTTGA
- a CDS encoding energy transducer TonB has product MQVVNWLPRTELPFAAPSRPELLQALEPYEAFEPSGEEAAAPVAVVKPVPETRAPLERTKIEVPRPSPVVKAVVAEDAAPVAKAPVVPPPRFALQLLRAGRCLLLVELPTGERFQSRDPAYLLLKDMLRAAGLPDSPQIIGDPVRWPLLVRGTMDQGPEAARDFVQSFVSARLEDEPCVCLWLIGLPAVRFAGEANAEAWYRELQVEGLGSVWALPGLELLMEEPQRKADVWQAMRRLMARWKTTDE; this is encoded by the coding sequence ATGCAGGTGGTCAACTGGCTGCCCCGCACCGAACTGCCGTTTGCCGCGCCGTCGCGGCCCGAGCTGTTGCAGGCGCTGGAGCCCTATGAGGCGTTCGAGCCTTCCGGCGAGGAGGCCGCGGCCCCGGTTGCGGTGGTCAAGCCGGTGCCGGAAACACGGGCGCCTTTGGAGCGCACAAAGATCGAGGTGCCGCGCCCGTCTCCTGTGGTCAAGGCGGTGGTCGCAGAAGACGCTGCCCCGGTGGCCAAGGCTCCTGTGGTGCCGCCGCCACGCTTTGCCCTGCAACTGCTACGCGCCGGGCGTTGCCTGTTGCTGGTGGAATTGCCCACTGGCGAACGCTTCCAGTCGCGGGACCCGGCCTACCTGCTGCTCAAGGACATGCTGCGTGCCGCCGGCCTGCCCGACAGCCCGCAAATTATCGGCGACCCGGTGCGCTGGCCGCTGTTGGTGCGCGGCACCATGGACCAGGGCCCGGAAGCGGCGCGGGATTTCGTACAAAGCTTTGTCTCGGCACGCCTGGAAGACGAACCGTGTGTCTGTCTGTGGCTGATCGGCCTGCCCGCCGTGCGCTTTGCCGGCGAGGCCAATGCCGAAGCCTGGTACCGCGAGCTGCAGGTCGAAGGGCTGGGTTCGGTATGGGCCCTGCCGGGCCTGGAATTATTAATGGAAGAGCCACAGCGTAAGGCTGATGTCTGGCAAGCCATGCGCCGGCTGATGGCGCGCTGGAAAACAACCGATGAGTGA
- the rimI gene encoding ribosomal protein S18-alanine N-acetyltransferase, which yields MSEALSFRPMTEADLDAVLKIEYAAFSHPWTRGIFLDGLGKYQIWLMFEGEQQVGHGVVQITLDEAHLLNITVKPENQGRGLGLALLEHLMSRAYAANARECFLEVRDSNAGAFRLYERYGFNEIGRRRDYYPAVGGREDAVVMACTLVD from the coding sequence ATGAGTGAGGCTTTATCCTTCCGCCCGATGACCGAGGCCGACCTCGATGCCGTGCTGAAGATCGAATATGCGGCGTTCAGCCACCCATGGACCCGCGGCATCTTTCTCGACGGGCTGGGCAAGTACCAGATCTGGCTGATGTTCGAGGGTGAGCAGCAGGTGGGCCATGGCGTGGTGCAGATCACCCTTGATGAGGCGCACCTGCTCAATATCACCGTTAAACCGGAGAATCAGGGCCGAGGCCTGGGCCTGGCGTTGCTGGAGCATTTGATGTCCCGCGCCTATGCGGCCAATGCCCGCGAGTGTTTCCTGGAAGTGCGCGACAGCAATGCCGGGGCATTCCGCTTGTATGAGCGCTACGGTTTCAACGAAATCGGCCGGCGCCGGGATTACTACCCCGCCGTGGGTGGCCGCGAAGACGCGGTCGTGATGGCCTGCACCCTGGTCGACTAA
- a CDS encoding serine kinase/phosphatase, translating to MTESRRPYGATQPEPIDDNEDRMGSMRELDFDEEDQTAEIGDEIPRGEREHLMPDERVREAGLTGASTDDHESTDDDMSPETLIHEDGARDAREEGEDNAADYDLSIVDEDEIGGGNGLDEAELADLDPLNGKR from the coding sequence ATGACTGAATCACGACGTCCCTACGGCGCTACGCAGCCCGAACCGATTGATGACAACGAAGACCGCATGGGTTCGATGCGCGAGCTGGATTTTGACGAAGAAGACCAGACAGCGGAAATCGGCGATGAAATCCCACGTGGCGAACGCGAGCATCTGATGCCCGACGAACGGGTGCGCGAGGCCGGGCTGACGGGGGCTTCAACGGATGACCATGAGTCGACAGATGATGATATGAGCCCGGAAACGCTGATCCATGAGGATGGCGCGCGGGATGCACGGGAGGAAGGGGAAGATAATGCCGCCGATTATGACCTGAGCATCGTCGATGAAGATGAGATTGGCGGTGGGAATGGGTTGGATGAGGCCGAACTGGCCGACCTGGACCCACTCAACGGCAAGCGCTGA
- the can gene encoding carbonate dehydratase, with the protein MNELQDLLDNNERWADAIKQKDPEFFAKLARQQTPEYLWIGCSDARVPANEIVGMLPGDLFVHRNVANVVLHTDLNCLSVIQYAVDVLKVKHILVTGHYGCGGVRASMQDRQFGLIDGWLRTIRDLYYENRDVLAQLPTEEERVDRMCELNVIQQVANVGHTSIVQNAWHRGQSLSIHGCIYGIKDGRWKSLNTTISGFEQLPPQYRLRPLGEA; encoded by the coding sequence ATGAACGAATTACAAGACCTGCTAGACAACAACGAACGCTGGGCGGATGCGATCAAACAGAAAGATCCCGAATTCTTCGCCAAGCTCGCCCGCCAGCAAACCCCGGAATACCTGTGGATCGGCTGCTCCGATGCCCGTGTACCGGCCAACGAGATCGTCGGCATGTTGCCCGGTGATCTGTTCGTGCACCGTAACGTGGCCAATGTGGTGCTGCACACCGACCTCAATTGCCTGTCGGTGATCCAGTACGCGGTCGATGTGCTCAAGGTCAAACACATTCTCGTCACCGGCCACTACGGATGCGGCGGCGTGCGCGCCTCGATGCAGGACCGCCAGTTCGGCCTGATCGACGGCTGGCTGCGCACCATTCGTGACCTCTACTACGAAAACCGCGACGTGCTGGCCCAGTTGCCCACTGAAGAAGAACGCGTAGACCGCATGTGCGAGCTGAACGTTATTCAGCAGGTGGCCAACGTCGGCCATACCAGCATTGTGCAAAACGCCTGGCACCGTGGGCAGAGCCTGTCGATCCATGGTTGCATCTATGGCATCAAGGATGGCCGTTGGAAGAGCTTGAACACCACCATCAGTGGCTTTGAGCAGTTGCCACCGCAGTACCGTCTGCGGCCGCTGGGCGAAGCCTAA